ATAATCTGTCTTTTATAGCATTTATGGCTAATTCTAGTTTTTCTTTCTTTCCAACTATTATTATGAACCCATCTTCTTCTTTTACGTTTAATTCATTTTTTACTTTTTCTATTTCTTCTTTTGTTATTCCATAATTAGGTAATTCATCGGAATGGAAGAGTCCTCCTAATCCTGCAAAGACTTTTATATAATCTGATACTTCTGTTCCAAATCTTCTATCTGGCATTAATTCTATTCCGAATATTCCTTTAAATTTAGGAACTTTTATACCGTAAACTTTTCCATTTTTCTTTAGCTCATTATTTATTATTTTAGATTGAGTGTTAGCAAAGATATTAGTTATATCTTTAAATGTATAATTTTGTAAGATAAAATCTTTATTAACTCCTCTTTTGATAAGCTCATCTTTTATTTCAAGGAGTTTTAGTTGTCTTTCAGCCTCATATTCTATAATTTTTGGAATTAAATCTAATTCTTGAACTCCTTTAATTTCCGTTTTAACTCCTCCTGCTACAGATACGTTTAAATCTTGTCTTACAGTACCTAAACCTCTTTTGACTTTGCCAGTTAGTCTTAGCATCTGACCTATTTTTAAAGCAACTCTTTTTGCTTGTTCTGGAGAATGAATATCTGGACCTGTGGAAATTTCTATTAATGGAATTCCTAGTCTATCTAGATTGTACGTAACTGAATCTGTTTTTCCTTCTATCTTTCTTGCAGCATCTTCTTCAATAGCTATAGTTTGAATACTGATTACTCCTTCTTCATCCTCGACATAACCACCTAATCCTACTATAGATGTTCTTTGAAATCCAGAAGTATTCGAACCGTCTATAACTGTTTTTCTCATTACGTATATTTCGTCTACTGGATTTCCTTTGAAAGCTAAAGTCATAGCTAATCCAATTAAGAGTGCGTCTTCGTTCATTTTGTGAGGAGGTTCTTCATCGCATTCTACTAGACAGGAAGAAATGGCAGGAAGTCTATAAATATATTTTTTATTTTTCTCCCATTCGAACAATGCAGCTATATCCACTTCTCCTGTTTCGCTTAATACTGGTCTTAAATATCTTTCTAAAGTATACTGGTATTCGTCACTTAATTGTGTAGGACAATTGCA
This genomic window from Acidianus manzaensis contains:
- the gatE gene encoding Glu-tRNA(Gln) amidotransferase subunit GatE encodes the protein MSKLDYNKIGLKVGLEIHQQLNTSSKLFCNCPTQLSDEYQYTLERYLRPVLSETGEVDIAALFEWEKNKKYIYRLPAISSCLVECDEEPPHKMNEDALLIGLAMTLAFKGNPVDEIYVMRKTVIDGSNTSGFQRTSIVGLGGYVEDEEGVISIQTIAIEEDAARKIEGKTDSVTYNLDRLGIPLIEISTGPDIHSPEQAKRVALKIGQMLRLTGKVKRGLGTVRQDLNVSVAGGVKTEIKGVQELDLIPKIIEYEAERQLKLLEIKDELIKRGVNKDFILQNYTFKDITNIFANTQSKIINNELKKNGKVYGIKVPKFKGIFGIELMPDRRFGTEVSDYIKVFAGLGGLFHSDELPNYGITKEEIEKVKNELNVKEEDGFIIIVGKKEKLELAINAIKDRLLQALEGVPKETRAANEDGTTRFLRPQPGSARMYPETDIPPIRITNSILEKAKKIIPPTPEEKMKELLKLGLNEELAKQVLVSPRLDTFDYFVSKYSPKIPPTVIATTLENTIKYVKSEGGNPDLITEEVLDTTFNAIYNGEISKDSIAEILLHYSKNGGDIKSIIAQYQKLSDSELEKIIKEIISTNKNELLSKKDKAFNIVMGRVMSKVRGKAEGKKVAELIKKELENFT